A stretch of the Corynebacterium maris DSM 45190 genome encodes the following:
- a CDS encoding complex I subunit 5 family protein → MTALSEEVLTLIPVVLLFVSLAAAALIFPMKEHQVGLRSTVNIGLAVVKVVLVLLLFPVVLDADLRPEFSMPFLGGIELVLRVDPLALYFATLSSVLWLITTVYAIGYLREGQSRSKFFGFFSLCVTATVGISFSGNLITFLVFYEMLTLVTYPLVAHWGDKKSLRAARTYLAFTLSGGLALLFGVVWLTIYAGPVDFAPGGALGVAELAEHSPGIAIAIFVLLVGGFGVKAALFPLHAWLPKAMVAPAPVSALLHAVAVVKAGVFGIVRVLDDVYGIEVAAGLGVLPPLLILAGFTVIYGSYQALRQTDLKARLAYSTISQVNYITVGLALATVTGVAGALAHLVHQGVMKITLFFCAGLYAEVLGAKDVRQLRGLGRRMPGTSVAFTVGAFGMIGLPATAGFISKFQLGLGALDSEYPWVVAVFIASSVMNSMYFLPVVYRLWFQAPEPTEEEETPDRVTEPKSMLYPALTTAAGTLVFGLVASASFLPLDISRQIAEGVFQ, encoded by the coding sequence GTGACCGCGTTGTCCGAAGAAGTCCTGACCCTGATCCCGGTCGTCCTGCTGTTCGTGTCGTTGGCGGCGGCGGCGCTGATCTTCCCGATGAAGGAACACCAGGTCGGGTTGCGCTCGACGGTGAACATCGGCCTCGCCGTGGTGAAAGTCGTGCTGGTGCTGCTGTTGTTTCCGGTGGTGCTCGACGCGGATCTGCGCCCGGAATTCAGCATGCCCTTCCTGGGCGGGATCGAGCTGGTGCTCCGGGTGGATCCGCTGGCCCTGTACTTCGCCACCCTGTCGTCGGTGCTGTGGCTGATCACCACCGTCTATGCCATCGGCTACCTGCGGGAAGGGCAGAGCCGCAGCAAGTTCTTCGGTTTCTTCAGCCTGTGCGTCACCGCCACGGTGGGCATCTCCTTCTCCGGTAACCTCATCACCTTCCTCGTCTTCTACGAGATGCTGACCCTGGTGACCTACCCGCTGGTCGCGCACTGGGGCGATAAGAAGTCGCTGCGGGCGGCGCGGACGTACCTGGCGTTCACGCTCAGCGGCGGCCTCGCGCTGCTGTTCGGCGTCGTCTGGCTGACCATCTACGCGGGCCCAGTGGACTTCGCCCCGGGCGGCGCCCTCGGCGTGGCGGAGCTGGCAGAACATTCGCCGGGGATCGCGATCGCTATTTTCGTGCTGTTGGTGGGCGGCTTCGGGGTGAAGGCGGCGCTGTTCCCGCTGCACGCCTGGCTACCGAAGGCCATGGTCGCGCCGGCGCCGGTCTCCGCGTTGTTGCACGCCGTGGCGGTGGTCAAGGCGGGAGTCTTCGGCATCGTCCGGGTGCTTGACGACGTCTACGGCATCGAGGTCGCCGCCGGGTTGGGGGTCCTGCCGCCGCTGCTCATCCTCGCCGGCTTCACCGTCATCTACGGCTCCTACCAGGCGCTGCGGCAGACCGACCTGAAGGCGCGGCTGGCTTACTCCACGATTTCGCAGGTCAACTACATCACGGTCGGGTTGGCTTTGGCCACGGTCACAGGCGTCGCGGGCGCCCTGGCACACCTGGTGCACCAGGGCGTCATGAAGATCACGCTCTTCTTCTGCGCGGGCCTTTACGCCGAGGTCTTGGGCGCCAAGGACGTGCGCCAGCTCCGCGGCCTGGGCCGGCGCATGCCCGGCACCTCCGTGGCGTTCACGGTCGGCGCCTTCGGCATGATCGGCCTGCCGGCCACGGCGGGATTCATCTCTAAATTTCAGTTGGGGCTGGGCGCCTTGGATTCCGAGTACCCCTGGGTGGTCGCCGTGTTCATCGCCTCCTCGGTGATGAACTCCATGTACTTCCTGCCCGTGGTCTACCGGCTCTGGTTCCAGGCCCCCGAGCCGACGGAGGAAGAGGAGACCCCTGACCGCGTGACCGAGCCGAAGTCCATGCTGTATCCGGCCCTGACCACCGCCGCCGGAACGC
- a CDS encoding complex I subunit 5 family protein yields MTTAEFSLGALVLAPLLIAAVAVLLPAPARRGAGLVATTTVAALTWPVVTTVATGQPVELAVGGYDAPLGITLRADGLSALFLLLTTVVGALVTVYAVLVPASTGQRLVSEASSRSGDAPDLQWRPGHPAFWPLWLGCWSGLNAVFVSGDLFNTYVGLEVVGLTAVGLVALGGRPAWRAALRYLFVAVAGAMLFLVGVALLVAATGTLDILQAGQVIQADPGTHSAAALALVLMTVGLAMKVALVPMHGWLIPAHSNAPGAVSPLLSALVIKASLFVLLRLWVWLAAPAALIEPEPGAVESSVLEPVTVALSWGLAVLGVAAILVGSLLALRQNRLKPLIAYSTVAQAGYWFLFFPILVDRESDLLEEQAVTTLTDDAVIAAATTGTVALVLGHGLSKTAVFLVAGHLKHVYGTDELARLRGVGVRHPRLMMALGLAGVGLAGVPFSLAFSGKWELATAAVSSGDMWIVGVMVLATLLSAGYVLRMVSPLLRTDAPSEDEEERVPAQPQTRRERAAQLVPFTLGGLTVLTGFTGFWVADMMEVGAPW; encoded by the coding sequence ATGACGACTGCAGAGTTCAGCCTCGGCGCCCTGGTCTTGGCGCCGCTGCTCATTGCGGCGGTGGCGGTGTTGCTCCCGGCGCCCGCACGCCGCGGAGCCGGGTTGGTCGCGACCACCACGGTCGCGGCGCTGACCTGGCCGGTGGTCACGACCGTCGCGACCGGACAGCCGGTGGAGCTGGCCGTGGGCGGCTACGACGCCCCGCTGGGCATCACTCTGCGCGCCGACGGGTTGTCGGCGCTCTTCCTCCTGCTGACCACCGTCGTCGGTGCCCTGGTCACCGTGTATGCGGTGCTGGTGCCGGCGTCGACGGGACAACGGTTGGTGAGCGAGGCGTCGTCACGCAGCGGTGACGCGCCTGATCTGCAGTGGCGTCCCGGGCACCCGGCGTTCTGGCCGCTGTGGCTGGGCTGCTGGTCGGGGCTGAACGCGGTGTTCGTCTCCGGGGACCTGTTCAACACCTACGTCGGCCTCGAGGTCGTCGGCCTGACCGCGGTGGGCCTGGTCGCCCTGGGCGGCCGGCCGGCGTGGCGGGCGGCGCTGCGTTATCTCTTTGTCGCGGTCGCCGGGGCGATGCTTTTCCTCGTGGGCGTCGCGCTTCTCGTGGCGGCCACCGGCACGCTGGATATCCTGCAAGCGGGCCAGGTCATCCAGGCCGACCCGGGCACCCACTCCGCGGCGGCGTTGGCGCTGGTGCTGATGACCGTGGGCCTGGCGATGAAAGTGGCGCTCGTGCCCATGCACGGCTGGTTGATCCCGGCCCACTCCAACGCCCCGGGGGCGGTGTCGCCGCTGTTGTCGGCGCTGGTGATCAAAGCGTCGTTGTTCGTGCTGTTGCGCCTGTGGGTCTGGCTCGCGGCCCCGGCGGCGCTCATCGAGCCGGAGCCCGGGGCCGTCGAGTCCTCCGTGCTGGAGCCGGTGACCGTGGCGCTGAGCTGGGGCCTGGCGGTGCTCGGCGTCGCCGCGATCTTGGTGGGCTCGTTGCTCGCGTTGCGGCAGAACCGGCTCAAACCGTTGATCGCCTACTCCACCGTCGCGCAGGCGGGCTACTGGTTCCTGTTCTTTCCGATCCTGGTGGATCGGGAGTCGGACCTGCTCGAGGAGCAGGCGGTGACGACGCTCACCGACGACGCGGTCATCGCCGCCGCCACCACCGGCACCGTGGCCCTGGTGCTGGGCCACGGCTTATCCAAGACCGCGGTGTTCCTCGTCGCCGGCCACCTCAAACACGTGTACGGCACAGACGAGTTGGCCCGGCTGCGCGGCGTCGGCGTCCGCCATCCCCGCCTGATGATGGCCCTGGGGTTGGCCGGGGTCGGACTCGCCGGCGTCCCGTTCTCCCTGGCGTTCAGCGGGAAGTGGGAACTGGCGACCGCGGCGGTCTCCTCCGGTGACATGTGGATCGTGGGCGTCATGGTGTTGGCGACGCTGTTGTCCGCGGGGTATGTCCTGCGGATGGTTTCCCCGTTGCTGCGCACCGACGCCCCGTCGGAAGACGAAGAAGAGCGCGTCCCCGCCCAGCCCCAGACGCGCCGTGAACGTGCCGCCCAGCTGGTGCCGTTCACGCTCGGCGGGCTGACCGTCCTGACCGGATTCACCGGTTTCTGGGTCGCAGACATGATGGAGGTGGGGGCCCCGTGGTGA
- a CDS encoding NADH-quinone oxidoreductase subunit K, with protein MIDMLSTLTVPQWYLGLAAVLVAAGLIRMLLAADHVARLVAMNILGSGTLLTLIALAARSEEIDPVLSALVITGLVITVAFTGVAAVLIRRIEVFDAQEAD; from the coding sequence ATGATCGACATGTTGTCTACCCTCACCGTTCCCCAGTGGTATCTGGGGCTAGCCGCGGTGCTCGTGGCCGCGGGCCTGATCCGCATGCTGCTGGCCGCCGACCACGTCGCCCGCCTTGTGGCGATGAATATTCTGGGCTCAGGCACATTGCTGACTCTCATCGCCCTGGCGGCGCGGTCGGAGGAGATCGATCCGGTGCTTTCTGCGCTGGTGATCACCGGACTGGTGATCACGGTGGCCTTCACGGGAGTCGCCGCGGTGCTGATCCGCAGGATAGAGGTCTTCGACGCACAGGAGGCCGACTGA
- a CDS encoding MnhB domain-containing protein, with product MMQTPDTITAVDLILTLAAVAAVALAVSLPSRRTQVGAFLSLGVILSLIWLRLGSLDVAFAEASLGTGLLSALLVWLVVEPRTHPDARRTSRGSAWFTGAAAVLVGALITLGVTAAFLRTDQRLPAWTAAVDAELPAAGLEHDVSAVLLAFRGYDTLLESAVLLLAGVVVLSLSRDGGLNQASDPQPELPSILNYFTRLTAPLLLLLGLWLLFAGSSTSGGAFQSGAILAGLMILLRTAGVNVAAFTRTWGLPLLVVGVIVFILAGAIAPLAGEAWLSWDMDAAFAVILTVEVLLTIGITTGLYALYLGLSDPGRRIREDATS from the coding sequence ATGATGCAGACTCCGGACACGATCACGGCCGTCGACCTCATCCTGACCCTGGCTGCGGTGGCCGCCGTCGCGTTGGCAGTGTCGCTGCCCAGCCGTCGCACCCAGGTGGGGGCCTTTCTCAGCCTCGGGGTGATCCTGAGCCTCATCTGGCTGCGGCTGGGTTCCCTCGACGTCGCCTTTGCCGAGGCTTCGCTGGGAACCGGTCTGCTCAGCGCGTTATTGGTGTGGCTCGTCGTGGAACCACGCACCCACCCGGACGCGCGCAGGACGAGCCGTGGCTCAGCGTGGTTCACCGGGGCTGCGGCCGTCTTGGTCGGAGCCCTGATCACCCTGGGGGTCACGGCCGCCTTCCTGCGGACCGACCAACGTTTGCCGGCCTGGACTGCGGCGGTCGACGCGGAATTGCCGGCCGCCGGCCTGGAGCACGACGTCAGCGCGGTGCTGTTGGCTTTCCGTGGTTACGACACCCTGCTGGAGTCGGCTGTGCTGTTGCTCGCCGGCGTGGTGGTGTTGTCGCTCAGCAGAGACGGTGGCCTGAACCAGGCGTCGGATCCGCAGCCGGAGCTGCCGTCGATCTTGAACTACTTCACCCGGCTGACGGCGCCGCTGTTGCTGTTGTTGGGGCTGTGGCTGTTGTTTGCCGGCAGTTCCACGTCGGGCGGGGCGTTTCAGTCGGGGGCGATCCTGGCGGGCTTGATGATCTTGCTGCGTACCGCGGGAGTGAACGTCGCCGCCTTCACCCGGACGTGGGGTCTGCCGTTGTTGGTCGTCGGCGTGATCGTCTTCATCCTGGCCGGGGCGATCGCCCCGCTGGCGGGGGAGGCGTGGCTCAGCTGGGACATGGACGCCGCTTTCGCGGTGATCCTGACGGTCGAGGTTCTGCTCACCATAGGAATCACCACCGGTCTTTACGCCTTGTACCTGGGTCTCAGTGATCCAGGCCGCCGGATCAGAGAGGATGCGACGTCATGA
- a CDS encoding cation:proton antiporter, with the protein MIIDLLSGAVIVVGVVFFTAGTIGLIRFPDTRSRLHALTKADNIGLALVLIGVALQVGSGSTAVLLLIAWVLVLGAASVSAQTLAGVEADNSSEVASAGSGESA; encoded by the coding sequence GTGATCATTGATCTCCTCAGTGGCGCCGTCATCGTCGTTGGCGTCGTGTTCTTCACTGCCGGCACGATTGGTCTCATCCGTTTCCCAGACACCCGTAGCCGGCTCCACGCTCTGACCAAAGCGGATAACATCGGTCTCGCACTGGTGCTGATCGGGGTGGCGTTACAGGTGGGATCCGGCTCCACGGCCGTACTGTTGCTGATCGCCTGGGTCCTCGTGTTGGGGGCGGCGTCTGTCTCCGCCCAGACTCTGGCTGGCGTGGAAGCGGACAACTCCAGTGAGGTCGCATCTGCCGGCAGCGGTGAGAGCGCATGA
- a CDS encoding AAA family ATPase — translation MTDPMPLIRADSLNCGYGKQPVLHDVSFSLAAGLVHGLIGANGTGKTTLLRTLAGQLQFSGELVVFGVHPFDTPAVMDQTTLAGIDAPLPDGWSARRLFAIGAARHRRWDAARADDLLERFGVPGPTSYNRLSRGQKSALSIIYACASGAELLLLDEPYLGLDVQKRALFYEVLAEQMARPDTTVVLSTHHLHEVETLLDTVLYLDGGGVAMNGSIDELADAVIEVAGPTEDVDRMLGRLGTPLELVREELSVGSRVVLDLRSSPAAAESVYETASQVSGRIRVGEVTLEQAVLALGGERA, via the coding sequence ATGACTGATCCCATGCCGTTGATCCGCGCAGATTCCCTGAACTGCGGTTACGGAAAACAGCCCGTGCTGCACGACGTCTCCTTCTCCCTGGCCGCCGGCCTGGTGCACGGCCTGATCGGCGCCAATGGCACCGGTAAGACAACGCTTCTGCGCACCCTCGCCGGCCAACTGCAGTTCTCCGGCGAACTCGTCGTCTTCGGCGTCCACCCCTTCGACACCCCGGCGGTCATGGATCAGACGACGCTCGCCGGCATCGACGCCCCGCTTCCCGACGGCTGGTCCGCCCGCCGACTCTTCGCCATCGGCGCCGCCCGTCACCGCCGCTGGGACGCCGCGCGGGCCGACGACCTCCTGGAGCGTTTCGGGGTGCCGGGCCCGACGAGCTACAACCGACTGTCCCGCGGCCAGAAATCCGCGCTCTCGATCATCTACGCCTGCGCCTCCGGGGCGGAACTGCTGCTTCTCGACGAACCGTATCTCGGCCTCGACGTACAGAAACGCGCGCTGTTCTACGAGGTCCTCGCCGAGCAGATGGCCCGTCCGGACACGACCGTCGTGCTGTCCACCCACCACCTCCACGAGGTGGAGACGCTGCTGGACACGGTGCTCTACCTTGACGGCGGCGGCGTGGCGATGAACGGATCCATCGACGAGCTCGCTGATGCGGTCATCGAGGTGGCCGGGCCGACCGAGGATGTCGACCGGATGCTGGGGCGCCTCGGCACCCCGTTGGAATTAGTGCGGGAAGAGCTGTCGGTCGGCAGCCGGGTCGTGCTCGATCTCCGGAGCTCTCCGGCGGCCGCCGAGTCCGTCTACGAGACAGCAAGTCAGGTCAGTGGCCGGATCCGCGTCGGCGAAGTCACCCTCGAGCAGGCAGTGCTCGCCCTGGGAGGTGAGCGGGCGTGA
- a CDS encoding GntR family transcriptional regulator has product MDNAAAPLFRQIATLLEDSIVDGDLQEGDRAPSTNELASFHAINPATARKGLNLLVDLGVLEKRRGIGMFVLSGATEAIKARRRDDFAAAYLAPLVDEAVRLNLTRDQLHDLLNRVAESRGLYDD; this is encoded by the coding sequence ATGGACAACGCGGCGGCGCCACTGTTCCGGCAGATAGCGACGCTTCTCGAAGATTCGATCGTGGACGGTGATCTCCAAGAAGGTGATCGCGCCCCCTCGACCAACGAGCTGGCGAGCTTTCACGCGATCAACCCCGCGACCGCGCGCAAGGGCCTGAACCTGCTCGTCGATCTGGGCGTCCTGGAGAAACGGCGGGGAATCGGGATGTTCGTCCTGTCCGGGGCCACGGAAGCCATCAAGGCGCGTCGCCGGGACGACTTCGCCGCCGCCTACCTGGCTCCACTCGTCGACGAGGCCGTCCGCCTCAACCTCACCCGCGATCAGTTACATGACCTGCTCAACCGAGTGGCAGAAAGCCGAGGCCTCTACGATGACTGA
- a CDS encoding NYN domain-containing protein, with protein MLERTLVFVDTSYLLASFYNSWETGARSQLEIDLPEVVAVLGNMITNQLHQPIHRQNWYDGIPDSGPHRYQRALRGCDGVQLRTGTLIEWGDRRTQKAVDTRLVADMVTAACRSQVSDFVLVSGDADMIPGVQEASNNGVRVHLYGFGWDSMSSALRHSCDTTTILDPREDFAEAMQLQVLEGPLPPSIRERPLGDAEPLEEPGMKTVPGTVVQGATARTTPPSPTPKATDAPAEADDTGDEGEDKATSDGHAAGAPTDTSAATPASPRPMPKPGDLAGTPPRPGPAKKQDTPTNTDEIDDYDDFEPSEVEAELAKHPPEAPKPGAKRTSAPKPSMMAPRRKLRSRYVPLPEEVWASAGFQTPFDVGQQYATWWYENAATSDQRDQAHLLSGGGLPPEIDRPLLQFACETLHEYTLSETQRVNLRDGFHSGIRGVLIIRRD; from the coding sequence ATGCTTGAACGCACACTCGTCTTCGTCGACACCTCTTACCTGCTCGCGAGCTTTTATAACTCGTGGGAGACCGGGGCCCGCTCACAATTAGAAATTGACCTGCCCGAGGTCGTCGCGGTCTTGGGCAACATGATCACCAACCAACTCCACCAACCCATCCACCGCCAGAACTGGTACGACGGCATCCCCGATTCCGGGCCCCACCGTTACCAGCGTGCTCTCCGCGGTTGCGACGGCGTGCAGCTGCGCACCGGTACCCTCATCGAATGGGGCGACCGACGCACGCAGAAGGCCGTGGACACCCGCCTGGTCGCCGACATGGTCACCGCCGCCTGCCGCAGCCAGGTCTCCGACTTCGTGCTGGTCTCCGGTGACGCCGACATGATCCCGGGCGTGCAGGAGGCCTCCAACAACGGCGTGCGCGTGCACCTCTACGGCTTCGGCTGGGATTCCATGTCCTCCGCGCTGCGCCACTCCTGCGACACCACGACCATCCTGGACCCGCGCGAGGATTTCGCCGAGGCCATGCAACTGCAGGTGCTGGAAGGCCCCCTCCCGCCATCCATCCGGGAGCGTCCGCTCGGCGACGCGGAGCCCCTCGAGGAGCCTGGCATGAAGACCGTCCCGGGCACCGTCGTCCAGGGAGCCACCGCCCGCACCACACCGCCGTCGCCCACTCCGAAGGCCACGGACGCGCCCGCCGAGGCCGACGACACAGGCGACGAAGGCGAGGACAAGGCGACCTCCGACGGGCACGCCGCCGGAGCCCCCACGGACACCTCGGCCGCCACCCCGGCGTCGCCGCGACCGATGCCAAAGCCCGGCGACTTAGCCGGCACTCCGCCCCGCCCGGGACCGGCGAAGAAGCAGGACACCCCTACCAACACGGACGAGATCGACGACTACGACGATTTCGAGCCCTCCGAGGTCGAGGCGGAGCTGGCGAAGCACCCGCCGGAGGCCCCGAAACCCGGCGCCAAGCGTACCTCCGCACCGAAGCCGTCGATGATGGCGCCGCGTCGGAAGTTGCGCTCACGCTATGTGCCGTTGCCGGAGGAGGTCTGGGCGTCCGCCGGCTTCCAGACGCCTTTCGACGTCGGCCAGCAATACGCGACCTGGTGGTATGAGAACGCCGCGACCTCGGACCAGCGGGATCAGGCGCACCTTCTCTCCGGCGGTGGCCTGCCCCCGGAGATCGATCGCCCGTTGCTGCAGTTCGCGTGCGAGACGCTGCACGAATACACCCTGAGTGAAACCCAGCGCGTGAACCTGCGCGACGGTTTTCATTCCGGCATTCGGGGGGTACTGATCATCCGCCGTGACTGA
- a CDS encoding PspA/IM30 family protein: MANPFSKGWKYLMASFDQKIDENTDPKVQIQQAVEAAKKQHQEITSQAASVLGNKRQLEMQMDRLVKSQDDYAEKARNAIKLADQASVEGDSEKASQYSNTAEVLASQLVAVEQEIEQTKTLHEQATQAAEQAQTQQQQSEARLKEQLAEVDKLMAQADQAEMQQKSSEAMQSINTSLSPDGNVPTLDGVREKIERRYSDALGQQELLGNTVNDRMGEIAAAGTDMKASAKLDEIRASLKSETSSLEAGKKAPNQAAIEDAEVEGGDEAAAGNADEKGQAGQK; the protein is encoded by the coding sequence ATGGCTAATCCGTTCAGCAAGGGCTGGAAGTACCTGATGGCTTCCTTCGACCAGAAGATCGACGAGAACACCGACCCCAAGGTGCAGATTCAGCAGGCGGTGGAAGCAGCCAAGAAGCAGCATCAGGAGATCACCAGCCAGGCGGCTTCGGTCCTGGGCAACAAGCGCCAGCTTGAAATGCAGATGGACCGTCTGGTCAAGTCTCAGGACGATTACGCGGAGAAGGCCCGCAACGCCATCAAGCTCGCGGATCAGGCCTCCGTCGAAGGCGACTCGGAGAAGGCTTCCCAGTACTCCAACACCGCTGAAGTCCTGGCGTCCCAGCTGGTGGCCGTGGAGCAGGAGATCGAGCAGACCAAGACCCTGCACGAACAGGCCACCCAGGCGGCCGAACAGGCGCAGACCCAGCAGCAGCAGTCCGAGGCGCGGCTCAAGGAACAGCTCGCGGAGGTGGACAAGCTCATGGCGCAGGCCGATCAGGCGGAGATGCAGCAGAAATCCAGCGAGGCGATGCAGTCGATCAACACCAGCCTTTCTCCCGACGGCAACGTCCCCACCCTGGACGGCGTGCGTGAGAAGATCGAGCGCCGCTACTCGGACGCGCTCGGCCAGCAAGAGCTCCTGGGCAACACCGTCAACGACCGGATGGGCGAGATCGCGGCGGCGGGCACCGACATGAAGGCCTCCGCCAAACTCGACGAGATCCGCGCGTCCCTCAAATCTGAGACCTCTTCCCTGGAAGCGGGGAAGAAGGCCCCGAACCAGGCGGCCATTGAGGACGCCGAGGTGGAGGGCGGCGATGAGGCGGCCGCCGGCAATGCCGACGAGAAGGGCCAGGCCGGCCAGAAATAG
- a CDS encoding thioredoxin family protein has translation MATIDITEDTFEQTVTGEGIVFVDAWAEWCGPCKQFAPTYEKASEQHSDATFAKLDTEANEQLAAALQIQAIPTLMAFRDGILVYREAGALPPAAFEDLIGQVKGLDMDDVRKQVAEQNAAQEEQN, from the coding sequence ATGGCAACCATCGACATCACCGAGGACACTTTCGAGCAGACCGTCACCGGCGAGGGCATCGTCTTCGTCGACGCCTGGGCAGAATGGTGCGGCCCGTGCAAGCAGTTCGCGCCGACCTACGAGAAGGCCTCCGAGCAGCACTCCGACGCGACCTTCGCCAAGCTGGACACCGAGGCCAACGAGCAGCTGGCCGCGGCCCTGCAGATCCAGGCCATCCCGACCCTGATGGCCTTCCGCGACGGCATCCTCGTCTACCGCGAGGCCGGCGCTCTGCCGCCGGCCGCCTTCGAGGACCTCATCGGCCAGGTCAAGGGCCTCGACATGGACGACGTCCGTAAGCAGGTCGCCGAGCAGAACGCCGCTCAGGAAGAGCAGAACTAA
- a CDS encoding heavy-metal-associated domain-containing protein, with amino-acid sequence MAENVKNYTVEGMTCGHCEMSVKEEVGEIAGISTVTASHETGQVSVAGEDFTDEQVAAAVEEAGYTVKA; translated from the coding sequence ATGGCAGAGAACGTCAAGAATTACACCGTCGAAGGCATGACCTGCGGACATTGCGAAATGTCCGTCAAGGAAGAAGTCGGCGAAATCGCCGGCATCTCCACCGTGACGGCTTCGCACGAGACCGGACAGGTGTCCGTCGCTGGCGAGGACTTCACCGATGAGCAGGTCGCCGCCGCCGTCGAGGAGGCCGGCTACACCGTCAAGGCCTAG